In one window of Palaemon carinicauda isolate YSFRI2023 chromosome 2, ASM3689809v2, whole genome shotgun sequence DNA:
- the LOC137620463 gene encoding uncharacterized protein, with the protein MYKEERGCRCNPYEDYRNQFTLPCCPGEPLHGNFGPLSSFRPNPPTCMPSAVNRDVVIEEFSPVFPSPFPQYPSHCNESRVTLKQPSYNLLLPISPIRELSLSPKEYLVFLNSPVTMANSPKYSDLTPLKHQKNPFIIPNTDLCSFPSQIIPYGKNSYQSFSDENHFVLPENWKEIFNKAPSTHNNSLQNSINVNNPTHNLILGKSHHRNNSLSAAIHTVEVNQGEKPLNLGAYSLVCSPPYMKIPSPTPIVSQKSRGRWVRPLRYAEKFMSKAHEYGCMTTIYAVWLNSKRPIPFSFIKQAASIMFR; encoded by the coding sequence AGGATGCCGTTGTAACCCATATGAAGATTACCGTAACCAATTTACCTTGCCTTGCTGTCCTGGGGAACCACTGCATGGCAACTTTGGGCCGCTTTCGTCTTTCCGCCCAAATCCACCGACTTGCATGCCAAGTGCTGTGAATAGGGATGTCGTTATTGAAGAATTCTCTCCTGTTTTTCCGTCTCCCTTCCCCCAATATCCTTCACATTGCAACGAATCAAGAGTTACTCTAAAGCAACCAAGTTATAACCTACTTCTTCCCATTTCCCCCATAAGAGAATTGTCTCTCTCCCCTAAAGAATATCTAGTGTTCCTGAACTCTCCTGTCACGATGGCAAATTCCCCCAAATATTCTGATTTAACGCCCTTGAAGCATCAAAAAAATCCTTTCATAATACCCAACACTGATCTTTGCTCTTTCCCATCACAAATCATCCCTTATGGTAAAAACTCATACCAATCATTTAGTGATGAAAATCATTTTGTTTTGCCTGAAAATTGGAAAGAAATTTTTAACAAAGCCCCATCCACTCATAACAATTCCTTACAAAATTCCATTAATGTCAACAACCCCACTCACAACTTGATCCTAGGGAAGTCCCATCACAGAAACAATAGTCTTTCTGCTGCGATCCATACCGTAGAGGTCAACCAAGGTGAAAAGCCTCTAAACCTAGGAGCATACAGTCTGGTGTGTTCACCCCCTTACATGAAGATACCTTCCCCAACGCCCATTGTCTCCCAGAAATCTCGAGGGAGATGGGTGAGGCCTTTGAGGTACGCAGAGAAATTTATGTCCAAAGCACATGAGTACGGATGTATGACTACCATCTACGCAGTTTGGTTGAATTCCAAGAGGCCAATACCCTTCAGCTTCATTAAACAAGCCGCTTCAATTATGTTCAGGTAA